In Natranaerobius thermophilus JW/NM-WN-LF, the genomic stretch ACTACCTAAAGAGATTGTACCTAATCCAGATAACTGTTTCATGTTAGAAGTGACGGGGGATAGTATGATTAATGCTGGTATCGATAAAGGTGACTATGTAATAGTCCAAAAACAAAATTATGCCGAAAACCTGGATATAGTAGTTGCGGTGATAGATCAAGAAGCGACCTTGAAGAAGTATAGCCGGATGGGAGATACGATCCTGCTAATGCCTGAGAATAAGAACTATGAACCAATTATTGTTAGTGAGGAAGATTTAATAATTAATGGAAAGGTGATTGGGGTGTTGAAGACATAAATATATGTGAATCATTATAATTCAGATAGAACAAATTAGTTTGGAGAAGGGAGAGAGTTTAATTGGATAACTCTAATATTAAAGCCGGTGAAATTTATGTAAATGATCTTTTAGGAGAAAAATACCTGTTCAATATCCCAGATTATCAACGGCCTTTTTCATGGGAGAAAGAAAATTTTGAACAATTATGTGAGGATATACATAGTTTTATTGAACCAGTTTATGAAATTTTAAAAGAGAAAGATCACTATCAAGACGGTATTGAACCCTATTTTATAGGAAGTGTAATACTATGCAACAATGAAGATAGCTCTGCTAGTTCTGGGATATATGATATTATTGATGGTCAACAGAGATTGACTTCATTTACTATATTAATGGCAGTTATGAGAGATTTAACGGAAAATAATGATGCAGAACAAGCTCTTCAAAGATATATTTATCAAAAAGGTAACGAATTTATAGGGACTAGGGAAAGAATAAAATTATCAGTTAGAGAGCGTGAATTTGATTTTTATAGAAATAACATTCTTACCGTTGATGCAACATGGGAACTACTTGAAATGGCTACAAGCGGTTTGACTGAACCCAAAATTCGTATGATAGAAGCTACAAAAGTGTTTCATAACTTTTTTAAAGATGAGGATGGTCAAGTTGACCAAGAGTACTTAGATGTTTTTATAAAGTATTTCTTGCAAAAGGTTGTTTTAGTTGTAGTTCGGACAGATTCTCTTTCTTCGGCATTTCGTCTTTTTAATGTTATTAACGCTCGAGGGTTACCGCTTACAAACGCTGATTTATTAAAAAGTGAAAACTTAAGAGTCATTCCTTCTGAAAGAAGAGAGAAATATACTGAAAAATGGGAGAGTATAGAAGAGGAATTTGGTAGTGAAGATTTGGAAATGCTTATTAGATTTATAAGGTCTATAAAATTAAAAAAGAAAGCAGATAGAGCAGTCTCCGAAGAATTTAACAGGAAAGTTTTTCCTGAAAACCCCAATTTAAAAGGGGAACACTTTATTGATTATTTAGAATTAATTAGTGACTTATATGGAAGAAGAATTTTGGATGGCAACCTTAGTTCTATGGACGTACGCAAAAATGCTTATTTCTATAATTTGATTTCTATCATGAAAAACTTCCTTCCATTTGATGATTGGATGACAGCTCTTATAAAATTTGATGAGACCTATCAAGATGAGGACAAACTTTATGAATTTTTAATAAAGTATGAGAAGAAAATAGTCGTCGATTGGATTACGCGCTTATCTTTTACTGAGCGACTCACTAGAATTTACAAAGTGATAGAATTAATAGAAGAATTCCCTAATGATCCTAATACAATTTTGAGACACTCTTTATTAAACCAGGATGTATCTAATCAAAAAGATGCATTCAAAGACTCGTTAAATGATATTAATTTTTACAAAATTGGTAGATATCAAATCTCTAAATATGTTCTCCTACGACTAGACATGGAATCGCGAGATAACAATAGTTTAAGAGAATATATGAAAAATGTAAGTGTAGAACATATATTACCCAGAAATCCCCGGGAAAGCTATTGGTTGGACCGTTTTTCTCAAAACGATAGAATAGAATGGACCAATAGATTAGGCAATTTAGTCCTATTAGAAGGTAGAAAAAATTCTAAAGCCAGTAATAAAGCCTTTTATAATAAAGTTAATGAATACTTTGAGAAAAAGAGTGACTTTCATATCACAAATGAATTACAAGATTATACAGACTGGACGCTCGATAAATTAGAGAATAGACATAAGCAATTAATTGATAGGGCTCTTGATATCTGGGTTCATTAAGGGAATTAAGGACATATTAGCTAAGAAATTTGTTTACTTAATACTGTTGCATTTTCAAATCGCAAAGTGACAGCCAGGTGTTACAAATAAACTAGAGTCAACAGATTTTGATAAATAAGACTGAACTACACGAACAACCTATTCCAACTTGAAACAAACTTGCTAAGGGGAATCTTCATGTTGAGTAACGAGTGGAGGTTCCTTTTTTTAATGTACTGAAAAATTGAATCGTTGATAATAATTGTAGGATTTTTCAGATAAATATAGAATAAAATAAAAAATTAATTTATTATTAGAGGTGTCTACCGTGTCTAGCAAATATGATATTTATTGGAAAAAAAGAATAAATGATATAGCAAAGTTAATTCAAGAAGCTAAAAAATTTAGATATAGCAGTAAATTAAGTGTAAATGATTTAGTAAACTACGGAAAAAGAAAAAATTGGTATGGCGTAGTTGAAGTCCATCAGGAAGGAGTTAATAAGGGAGAAATGGCTCATGCAAGGTCGCTTGGTAATATTGTTTATGATG encodes the following:
- a CDS encoding DUF262 domain-containing protein, which gives rise to MDNSNIKAGEIYVNDLLGEKYLFNIPDYQRPFSWEKENFEQLCEDIHSFIEPVYEILKEKDHYQDGIEPYFIGSVILCNNEDSSASSGIYDIIDGQQRLTSFTILMAVMRDLTENNDAEQALQRYIYQKGNEFIGTRERIKLSVREREFDFYRNNILTVDATWELLEMATSGLTEPKIRMIEATKVFHNFFKDEDGQVDQEYLDVFIKYFLQKVVLVVVRTDSLSSAFRLFNVINARGLPLTNADLLKSENLRVIPSERREKYTEKWESIEEEFGSEDLEMLIRFIRSIKLKKKADRAVSEEFNRKVFPENPNLKGEHFIDYLELISDLYGRRILDGNLSSMDVRKNAYFYNLISIMKNFLPFDDWMTALIKFDETYQDEDKLYEFLIKYEKKIVVDWITRLSFTERLTRIYKVIELIEEFPNDPNTILRHSLLNQDVSNQKDAFKDSLNDINFYKIGRYQISKYVLLRLDMESRDNNSLREYMKNVSVEHILPRNPRESYWLDRFSQNDRIEWTNRLGNLVLLEGRKNSKASNKAFYNKVNEYFEKKSDFHITNELQDYTDWTLDKLENRHKQLIDRALDIWVH